The proteins below are encoded in one region of Listeria swaminathanii:
- a CDS encoding PTS lactose/cellobiose transporter subunit IIA, with protein sequence MEGMELASFQIISSVGAARSCIIEAMKLGRQRDFTEAYKKIDEANEFLSEGHKNHVQLIQKEADGGDVQISILFMHAEDQFMTTYTLRDVAYEMIAIWKEMK encoded by the coding sequence ATGGAAGGAATGGAACTCGCATCATTTCAAATAATTAGTTCTGTTGGCGCCGCAAGAAGTTGTATTATTGAGGCGATGAAATTGGGAAGACAAAGAGATTTCACAGAGGCATATAAAAAAATTGACGAGGCTAATGAATTTCTTAGCGAAGGTCATAAAAATCATGTGCAGTTAATTCAAAAAGAGGCAGATGGCGGAGATGTACAAATTTCTATCCTCTTCATGCACGCGGAAGATCAATTTATGACAACTTATACATTACGCGATGTAGCTTATGAGATGATTGCTATTTGGAAAGAGATGAAATAA
- the ychF gene encoding redox-regulated ATPase YchF, which produces MALTAGIVGLPNVGKSTLFNAITKAGAEAANYPFATIDPNVGIVEVPDQRLNKLTELVKPKKTVPTTFEFTDIAGIVKGASKGEGLGNKFLSHIRQVDAICHVTRCFDDENITHVEGRVDPLDDISTINLELILADLETVEKRIGRVEKLSKQKDKDAVAEYNVLVKLREAFEDDKPARAIEFNEDEDKIVRNLFLLTRKPVLYVANVSEEDVSNPDDNKYVQQVREFAAAENSEVIVVCARAEEEIAELEDEDKLEFLEALGIEESGLDQLIRSAYTLLGLATYFTAGVQEVRAWTFIKGMKAPQCAGIIHTDFERGFIRAEVVAYDALLEHGSEQAAKEAGKVRLEGKEYEMKDGDVVHFRFNV; this is translated from the coding sequence ATGGCACTTACAGCTGGTATTGTCGGGCTTCCTAATGTTGGGAAATCGACACTTTTTAATGCAATCACAAAAGCAGGAGCAGAGGCTGCGAATTATCCGTTTGCGACGATTGACCCGAACGTAGGAATTGTTGAAGTTCCTGACCAAAGATTAAACAAACTAACTGAACTTGTAAAACCGAAAAAAACTGTTCCAACTACTTTTGAATTTACAGATATCGCCGGAATTGTAAAAGGTGCTAGTAAAGGTGAAGGGCTTGGGAACAAATTCTTATCCCATATTCGCCAAGTAGATGCAATTTGTCATGTTACTCGTTGCTTTGACGACGAAAACATTACTCACGTAGAAGGCCGAGTAGACCCGCTAGACGATATTTCTACAATCAACTTGGAACTTATCTTAGCTGATTTAGAAACGGTAGAGAAGCGTATTGGACGCGTTGAGAAGCTTTCTAAACAAAAAGATAAAGATGCGGTTGCAGAATATAACGTTTTAGTTAAATTACGTGAAGCATTTGAAGATGACAAGCCAGCTCGCGCGATTGAATTTAACGAAGACGAAGATAAAATCGTCCGCAATCTTTTCTTACTTACAAGAAAACCAGTTTTATATGTGGCAAATGTAAGTGAAGAAGACGTTTCTAACCCGGACGACAATAAATACGTACAACAAGTACGCGAATTCGCTGCAGCTGAAAACTCCGAAGTTATCGTGGTTTGTGCTCGTGCCGAAGAAGAAATCGCTGAACTTGAAGACGAAGATAAGCTTGAGTTTTTAGAAGCGCTTGGAATTGAAGAATCCGGCTTAGATCAATTGATTCGTTCCGCGTACACATTGCTTGGCTTAGCGACTTACTTCACAGCAGGCGTTCAAGAAGTTCGCGCTTGGACATTCATCAAAGGTATGAAAGCTCCACAATGTGCTGGGATTATCCATACTGACTTCGAACGCGGTTTCATTCGTGCAGAAGTAGTTGCATACGATGCTTTGCTTGAACACGGCTCAGAACAAGCAGCCAAAGAAGCAGGTAAAGTGCGCTTAGAAGGTAAAGAATACGAAATGAAAGATGGGGATGTTGTTCATTTCCGCTTTAACGTTTAA
- a CDS encoding DUF4265 domain-containing protein, translated as MEKIFFNLDVVEGYPPVYTESLWAEKLSSGNYKIKNIPFYAKEVSFNDVVSIRVEPDDKFLFHKIVRYSGNSTIRIVFFDENVIKRSLNKLVKLGCSWECMNETFYSVNIPAGPSFKKVIKYLEKACIQEELDYEYGELE; from the coding sequence ATGGAGAAAATATTTTTTAATCTAGATGTTGTAGAAGGCTATCCGCCTGTATATACCGAGAGCTTGTGGGCAGAGAAATTATCATCAGGGAACTATAAGATAAAAAATATTCCTTTTTACGCTAAGGAAGTTTCTTTTAATGATGTGGTTTCAATTAGAGTGGAGCCTGATGATAAATTTTTATTTCATAAAATAGTTCGATATAGTGGCAATAGCACGATTCGAATCGTATTTTTTGATGAAAACGTGATAAAGAGGAGCTTAAATAAACTAGTAAAATTGGGATGTTCTTGGGAATGCATGAATGAGACGTTTTATTCAGTTAATATTCCAGCAGGTCCTAGTTTTAAGAAGGTAATCAAATATCTTGAAAAGGCTTGTATTCAAGAGGAATTAGATTATGAATATGGTGAATTAGAATGA
- a CDS encoding SMI1/KNR4 family protein: protein MMTSSFIEEVERLMILSETIYHFSGTGTPELIEVYQDSLGNEFPASYKVFLEKYGTLTFNGESFYGISKRGLSAASIPDVRFATEQARALGDINKELIMIKNSGYGSVFSIDTSTIGDAGEAVIVETQLSFKHNAEKRIVADNFGEFLLVEIEESLTKF from the coding sequence ATGATGACTAGTAGTTTTATTGAGGAAGTAGAAAGACTAATGATTCTAAGCGAAACAATCTATCATTTTAGTGGGACCGGAACACCTGAATTAATTGAAGTTTATCAGGACTCTTTAGGGAATGAATTTCCTGCGTCATATAAGGTTTTTTTAGAAAAATATGGAACATTAACTTTTAATGGTGAATCTTTTTACGGCATATCTAAAAGGGGATTAAGCGCTGCATCTATCCCGGATGTTAGATTTGCAACGGAGCAGGCGCGCGCACTTGGGGATATAAATAAAGAACTGATTATGATAAAAAATTCAGGCTATGGATCGGTATTTTCTATCGACACTTCGACGATTGGAGATGCGGGGGAGGCCGTGATAGTTGAAACGCAATTATCGTTCAAACACAATGCTGAGAAGCGGATTGTAGCAGATAATTTTGGCGAATTTCTACTAGTGGAAATAGAAGAATCTTTAACCAAGTTTTGA
- a CDS encoding SMI1/KNR4 family protein translates to MDVFEKLEEFFKQHSGLKGQPATEEQIHEAEKILDVQFNKQYIHFIKQFGGAFGGISIHAFNNGSLIGKATVIDLTLKFRNIYGETISKKLSESYVISDDGSGNPILMDAAGKITIYYHDSGESELLYDSLQELLTLTMQKII, encoded by the coding sequence TTGGATGTTTTTGAGAAACTAGAAGAATTTTTTAAGCAGCATAGTGGTTTGAAGGGGCAACCAGCGACTGAGGAGCAAATACATGAGGCTGAGAAAATACTAGATGTGCAGTTTAATAAGCAATATATTCATTTCATAAAGCAGTTTGGTGGCGCTTTTGGCGGGATAAGTATTCATGCATTTAACAATGGTTCATTAATTGGAAAAGCAACAGTGATTGATTTAACTCTCAAGTTTAGAAATATATATGGAGAAACTATCTCGAAAAAATTAAGCGAGAGTTATGTTATTTCAGATGATGGTTCAGGAAATCCAATTTTGATGGATGCTGCTGGAAAAATAACTATCTATTATCATGACTCTGGAGAAAGTGAATTGTTATATGATTCACTACAAGAATTGTTAACTTTAACAATGCAGAAAATCATATAA
- a CDS encoding multidrug effflux MFS transporter, whose amino-acid sequence MEKNIKTKKINLALLVCLVGFPQISETIYTPSLTEIATSYGVSLNLAQMTLSIYFLAFAVGVFFWGVSSDFLGRRKAMNFGLFIYIIGCLVCLMSNSITVLFIGRFIQAFGASTGSVTTQTILRDNYHGTDRHHLFAKISAALAFSPAIGPLVGGFIGQYYGFRVVFLFLVMMGMGLLFWSLKRLPETIIVTSHSFNVQKMVGIGKKMVCDRYTVAFGVLIGIFNGILFSYYSEAPTIFIEKFHFSQSQYGFMGCAVAAATILGAWLSNRRLKQHSPQKIITEGILLALGGTLSLSIVSAFPLIIQVIAYILFICIILVGIGMALPNCLSLALVKFQEVAGTAGAFLSLGYYVIVSICTFLIGILHSGSLFVFPAFCTVLLLIALTCIKAVTRKNS is encoded by the coding sequence ATGGAAAAAAACATCAAAACAAAGAAAATCAATTTAGCATTACTTGTTTGCCTTGTGGGATTTCCACAAATTAGCGAAACTATTTATACGCCTTCTTTAACTGAGATTGCTACGAGCTATGGCGTCTCATTAAATTTGGCTCAAATGACTTTAAGTATCTACTTTCTTGCTTTTGCAGTTGGTGTCTTCTTTTGGGGCGTTAGTTCCGATTTTTTAGGTCGACGAAAAGCAATGAACTTTGGGTTATTTATTTATATTATAGGTTGTTTGGTTTGCCTTATGTCTAATAGTATTACTGTCCTTTTTATCGGGCGGTTTATCCAAGCATTTGGTGCTAGTACGGGCTCGGTGACTACGCAAACAATTTTACGCGACAACTATCACGGAACAGATCGCCACCATTTATTTGCAAAAATATCAGCTGCCTTAGCCTTTTCGCCAGCAATTGGTCCATTAGTTGGTGGGTTTATCGGACAGTATTACGGCTTTCGTGTAGTATTTTTATTTTTAGTAATGATGGGAATGGGCCTGCTATTCTGGAGTTTAAAACGACTACCCGAAACCATTATTGTTACGTCTCATTCTTTCAACGTGCAGAAAATGGTAGGAATTGGTAAAAAAATGGTATGCGACCGCTATACTGTTGCTTTTGGTGTGTTAATTGGTATTTTTAACGGCATTTTGTTTAGTTACTATTCCGAAGCCCCAACTATATTTATCGAAAAGTTCCATTTTAGCCAGAGTCAGTATGGCTTTATGGGATGTGCTGTCGCGGCGGCAACTATATTAGGTGCGTGGCTTTCCAACCGGCGCCTAAAACAGCACTCGCCCCAAAAGATAATTACAGAAGGAATTTTGTTAGCCCTTGGCGGAACTCTATCTCTTAGCATAGTTTCTGCATTCCCCTTAATAATCCAAGTGATAGCGTATATTCTCTTCATTTGTATTATCTTGGTAGGAATCGGCATGGCATTACCAAATTGTTTAAGCTTAGCGCTAGTGAAATTTCAAGAAGTCGCAGGTACGGCTGGTGCCTTTTTAAGCTTAGGGTACTATGTCATTGTCAGTATTTGTACGTTTTTAATCGGAATCCTACACTCAGGATCACTCTTTGTATTTCCAGCGTTTTGCACCGTGCTACTCTTAATTGCACTTACTTGTATAAAAGCTGTAACTAGAAAAAATAGCTAA
- a CDS encoding lactococcin 972 family bacteriocin, which produces MKKKVCVLAIALLTVLSPMGALAAQNLNEGETSLDSLMSANKTGEKVIFSETTTGKKPLLKAAKSAGGGTFWVTWGQDRHYSNYQHPKKTHKSSASNYRYTESSPWKTKNKLASVWIKSSLWGNKANWATK; this is translated from the coding sequence ATGAAGAAAAAAGTATGTGTTTTAGCGATAGCATTGCTTACAGTGTTATCACCGATGGGCGCCTTAGCTGCTCAAAATCTAAATGAAGGAGAGACTAGCTTAGATTCATTAATGAGCGCAAATAAAACAGGTGAAAAAGTGATTTTTTCTGAGACCACAACAGGAAAAAAACCTCTATTAAAAGCAGCGAAATCAGCTGGAGGCGGCACTTTCTGGGTTACATGGGGACAAGATAGACATTATTCAAATTATCAGCACCCTAAAAAAACACATAAATCAAGTGCCTCTAATTACAGGTATACAGAAAGTAGTCCTTGGAAAACGAAGAACAAACTAGCAAGTGTTTGGATTAAATCATCGCTATGGGGTAATAAAGCTAATTGGGCTACAAAATAA
- a CDS encoding bacteriocin-associated integral membrane family protein, whose product MKKFLSIIILVTLVIGNVMFFNFITNTLSRDFLFKDQTEVQFKYKDDSQVLEINNSIEQFSKANNINIAQYTFLDERDLNIYASNCQYSPNIKLKKGDYPDKNRFLANRESGDEKQSGVIYHPSKYWALKVYDFGQIKNVGLSDTFYVSGLDNQDTYQAFLKEFEQYGEVTTKSVDVSWWKYINIPLLMTLILCFVILFIFTYYYLRYSKQRLFVNRIWGNSKLVTLKSLFNKTIKFTLFSELVILVVFVGIVLVRGLSAYSVEIVSKLLLFNVFLLIFILFPMYFFGLLRIQKIDQPKSDQHMQSAKQHLAINLVIKFALLCVFIGTIIASYQSLQTLNTRLANMDVWNDAKNIFKVNVGVLPENIQDDLKANKKLNDKLNAFYEEGTAKKEMFLMYSNNFTRVENDTFFYETYLNKDSEINSPEGNNVEIDFNYLKLNPIKGVQGQNVESETIINDKVLNIIVPTSKKEFEKDIKKAYLDHFYFQKVEVANMYNEALNRPVLELGKDDLSINIIYAQNNQDYFSYDSSTGDLRTGNITDPIAIIYTGNIDSSSIGAFVTSSVYFVDKTKGDAFNAILPLINNSNAREITNVTSVYQEVSSELTALKWQIYQQSIGTIILAISSYSFMILLVLSYYRENLYKQLIYHVFGYSFWKSSKWFIISNLAVCAFSGVVTFIITKEPIALYFSVVILLIELCVIYFLKEKVINKDFKAILKGEKYD is encoded by the coding sequence ATGAAAAAATTTCTTTCCATTATCATATTAGTAACACTTGTCATTGGTAATGTAATGTTTTTTAATTTTATTACTAATACCTTGTCGCGTGATTTTCTTTTTAAAGACCAGACAGAAGTGCAGTTTAAATATAAAGATGACTCTCAGGTTTTAGAAATTAATAATTCTATAGAGCAATTTTCAAAAGCGAACAATATTAACATAGCGCAGTATACATTTTTAGATGAACGCGATTTGAATATTTATGCCTCTAATTGCCAGTATTCACCAAATATAAAGCTTAAAAAAGGAGATTATCCCGATAAAAACCGTTTTTTGGCGAATCGGGAAAGTGGCGATGAAAAACAATCGGGTGTGATTTATCATCCTTCTAAGTATTGGGCTTTAAAGGTTTATGACTTTGGACAAATTAAAAATGTGGGTCTAAGTGATACTTTTTATGTAAGTGGTTTGGATAACCAGGATACTTATCAGGCTTTTTTAAAGGAATTTGAACAGTACGGGGAAGTAACTACGAAAAGTGTTGACGTGAGCTGGTGGAAGTATATTAATATCCCGTTACTTATGACTTTGATTTTATGTTTTGTCATTTTATTTATTTTTACATATTACTATTTAAGATACTCCAAACAGCGGTTATTTGTTAATCGTATATGGGGGAATTCTAAGTTAGTTACATTAAAGTCTTTGTTCAATAAAACTATTAAATTTACATTGTTTAGTGAGTTAGTGATTTTGGTGGTTTTTGTTGGCATAGTTTTAGTAAGAGGGCTATCCGCATACTCAGTAGAAATAGTATCGAAGTTGCTTTTGTTTAATGTATTTTTGTTGATTTTTATTCTGTTTCCGATGTATTTCTTTGGATTACTTAGAATACAGAAAATCGATCAACCAAAGTCTGACCAACATATGCAGTCGGCAAAACAACATTTGGCTATCAATTTAGTTATTAAATTTGCTTTGCTTTGTGTATTTATAGGTACGATTATAGCTTCCTATCAGTCGCTGCAGACGTTAAATACAAGACTAGCTAATATGGACGTGTGGAATGATGCAAAGAACATTTTTAAAGTAAACGTAGGAGTTTTGCCCGAGAATATTCAAGACGATTTAAAAGCTAATAAAAAATTAAACGATAAGTTAAATGCTTTTTATGAAGAAGGAACAGCTAAAAAAGAGATGTTTTTAATGTATTCAAATAATTTTACGCGGGTTGAAAATGATACTTTTTTTTATGAAACCTATTTGAATAAGGACTCTGAAATAAATTCGCCTGAAGGGAATAACGTAGAAATTGATTTTAATTACTTAAAATTAAACCCAATTAAAGGTGTACAAGGGCAGAACGTGGAAAGTGAAACAATAATCAATGATAAAGTTTTGAATATTATAGTTCCTACGAGCAAGAAGGAATTCGAGAAAGACATAAAAAAAGCTTATCTTGATCACTTCTATTTTCAAAAGGTAGAGGTAGCTAATATGTACAATGAGGCTTTGAATCGTCCTGTTTTAGAGCTAGGTAAGGACGACTTAAGTATCAATATTATTTATGCTCAAAATAACCAAGACTATTTTTCCTATGATAGTAGTACGGGGGATTTACGAACGGGGAACATCACAGATCCAATAGCGATTATCTATACAGGGAACATTGATTCATCTAGTATTGGCGCTTTTGTAACTTCTTCTGTATATTTTGTTGATAAAACGAAGGGCGATGCGTTTAATGCTATTTTGCCACTTATTAATAATTCAAATGCAAGAGAAATTACCAATGTAACGAGTGTTTATCAAGAAGTATCAAGCGAATTAACTGCTTTAAAATGGCAAATATATCAGCAATCGATAGGTACGATTATTTTAGCGATAAGCTCCTATTCTTTTATGATATTGCTTGTATTATCATATTACCGGGAGAACTTATATAAACAACTTATTTACCATGTATTTGGATATTCGTTTTGGAAAAGTAGTAAATGGTTTATTATAAGTAATTTGGCCGTGTGTGCTTTTTCGGGAGTCGTTACTTTCATCATTACTAAAGAACCAATTGCTTTATATTTTAGTGTAGTTATTCTCCTCATAGAACTGTGTGTTATTTATTTCTTAAAGGAAAAAGTAATTAATAAAGATTTTAAAGCCATACTAAAAGGTGAAAAATATGATTGA
- a CDS encoding ATP-binding cassette domain-containing protein gives MIELVNVSKKIQDKLILEKVSLSIGAGEFIAVVGESGSGKTTLLNVIGHLDSKDSGQVIINEMEYQTKKEVMTLKKEVLGFIFQNYLLMENETVFENLSITGGENRKLMIEHLEEVGMDESYLAKKVYQLSGGEKQRIAIVRILLKPFQLLLADEPTGNLDDKNKQKIIELFLALKKQGKTIVCVTHDPEISAKADRIIYIEGGEIR, from the coding sequence ATGATTGAATTAGTTAATGTCAGTAAAAAGATACAAGATAAATTGATTTTGGAAAAAGTCTCTCTTTCTATTGGAGCTGGTGAATTTATTGCAGTCGTCGGCGAGAGTGGTAGTGGGAAGACCACGCTGCTAAATGTTATCGGACACCTAGATTCAAAAGATAGTGGACAAGTTATTATTAACGAGATGGAATATCAGACGAAAAAAGAAGTTATGACTCTAAAAAAAGAGGTGTTAGGTTTTATATTCCAAAATTATCTATTGATGGAAAATGAAACAGTGTTTGAAAACTTATCCATTACAGGCGGAGAAAATCGCAAGCTGATGATAGAGCATTTGGAAGAAGTAGGAATGGATGAGAGCTATTTAGCAAAAAAAGTATACCAATTAAGCGGTGGAGAAAAACAACGGATTGCTATTGTACGCATTTTACTCAAACCATTTCAACTTTTACTTGCGGACGAACCAACAGGCAATTTAGATGATAAAAACAAACAAAAAATCATTGAATTATTTTTAGCCTTGAAAAAGCAAGGTAAGACTATCGTTTGTGTTACGCATGACCCGGAAATATCTGCAAAAGCAGATCGAATCATTTACATTGAAGGAGGCGAAATAAGATGA
- a CDS encoding bacteriocin-like WGxF protein (Built to rescue LMOF2365_14255 during structural annotation change regression.) encodes MKIIGISIVNSLLILLVVLIHKICFRVLLLGYENLFIYWGSFVLIYFILNLITNRLLLSRA; translated from the coding sequence ATGAAAATTATCGGTATTTCTATAGTAAATAGTCTATTAATACTCTTAGTGGTGCTTATTCATAAAATTTGCTTTAGGGTATTATTGCTTGGATATGAAAACTTGTTTATCTATTGGGGCTCCTTTGTTTTAATCTATTTTATTTTAAATTTAATTACGAATAGGTTGCTGTTATCCAGGGCTTAA
- the gshAB gene encoding bifunctional glutamate--cysteine ligase GshA/glutathione synthetase GshB, with protein sequence MIKLDTTMLDSFKENPTLRKYLFSGHFGLEKENIRVTSDGKLALTPHPAIFGPKEDNPYIKTDFSESQIEMITPVTDSIDSVYEWLENLHNIVSLRAENELLWPSSNPPILPAEEDIPIAEYKTPDSPDRKYREHLAKGYGKKIQLLSGIHYNFSFPEALIDGLYAEIRLPEESKQDFKNRLYLKVAKYFMKNRWLLIYLTGASPVYLADFTKTTNEETLPDGTSALRDGISLRNSNAGYKNKESLFVNYNSFDAYISSISNYIEEGKIESMREFYNPIRLKNAHTDQTVESLAEHGVEYLEIRSIDLNPLEPNGISKDELAFIHLFLIKGLLSEDRELCANNQQLADENENNIALNGLAQPAIKNCDNEEMSLADAGLLELDKMSEFIRDLLPEDTKRQAIIEKQKERLLHPEKTIAAQVKQQVTKEGYVDFHLNQAKTYMEETEALAYKLIGAEDMELSTQIIWKDAIARGIKVDVLDRAENFLRFQKGDHVEYVKQASKTSKDNYVSVLMMENKVVTKLVLAEHDIRVPFGDSFSDQALALEAFSLFEDKQIVVKPKSTNYGWGISIFKNKFTLEDYQEALNIAFSYDSSVIIEEFIPGDEFRFLVINDKVEAVLKRVPANVTGDGIHTVRELVEEKNTDPLRGTDHLKPLEKIRTGPEETLMLSMQKLSWDSIPKAEEIIYLRENSNVSTGGDSIDYTDEMDNYFKDIAIRATQVLDAKICGVDIIVPRETIDRDKHAIIELNFNPAMHMHCFPYQGEKKKIGDKILDFLFE encoded by the coding sequence ATGATAAAACTTGATACGACAATGCTTGATTCTTTTAAAGAAAACCCGACACTCCGGAAGTATTTGTTTTCTGGACATTTTGGTTTGGAAAAAGAAAATATTCGCGTAACTTCTGATGGAAAATTGGCTCTTACGCCACATCCAGCTATTTTTGGCCCAAAAGAAGATAACCCATATATTAAAACCGATTTTTCGGAAAGTCAGATTGAAATGATTACCCCGGTAACAGATTCGATTGACTCTGTCTATGAATGGCTTGAAAACCTTCATAATATCGTTTCTTTACGCGCTGAAAACGAACTACTTTGGCCGTCTAGTAATCCGCCAATTTTACCAGCCGAAGAAGATATTCCGATTGCAGAATACAAAACGCCTGATAGCCCGGACCGAAAATATCGCGAGCACTTGGCTAAAGGCTACGGCAAGAAAATCCAATTATTATCCGGCATTCATTATAACTTCTCGTTTCCGGAAGCCTTAATTGACGGACTTTACGCCGAAATTCGCCTTCCTGAAGAATCCAAGCAAGACTTTAAAAACCGCCTATATTTAAAAGTTGCCAAATACTTTATGAAAAATCGTTGGTTGCTCATTTATTTAACCGGCGCGAGCCCGGTCTACCTTGCTGATTTTACAAAAACAACGAACGAAGAAACCTTACCTGATGGCACTAGCGCCCTTCGTGACGGAATTTCACTTCGAAATAGTAACGCTGGCTATAAAAATAAAGAATCGCTTTTCGTCAATTACAATTCATTTGACGCTTATATTTCCAGCATTTCGAACTATATCGAAGAAGGCAAAATCGAAAGTATGCGCGAATTTTACAATCCAATTCGTTTAAAAAATGCTCATACCGACCAAACCGTTGAAAGTTTAGCAGAGCATGGCGTGGAATATTTAGAAATCCGTTCCATTGACCTAAACCCGCTGGAGCCAAACGGTATTTCCAAAGATGAACTTGCCTTTATCCACCTATTTTTAATCAAAGGTTTGCTTTCAGAAGACCGCGAACTATGCGCAAACAACCAGCAATTAGCTGATGAGAACGAAAATAACATTGCGCTAAACGGCCTTGCACAACCTGCCATTAAAAATTGCGATAACGAAGAAATGTCCCTTGCAGATGCCGGACTTTTAGAACTCGACAAGATGAGCGAATTCATCCGAGACCTACTACCAGAAGACACGAAGCGCCAAGCAATCATCGAAAAACAAAAAGAACGTCTGCTACACCCTGAAAAAACAATCGCAGCACAAGTAAAACAACAAGTAACCAAAGAAGGCTATGTCGACTTCCACTTAAACCAAGCAAAAACTTACATGGAAGAAACCGAAGCACTAGCCTACAAACTAATCGGCGCAGAAGATATGGAACTTTCCACCCAAATCATCTGGAAAGACGCCATCGCGCGCGGCATCAAAGTAGACGTATTAGACCGAGCAGAAAACTTCCTCCGCTTCCAAAAAGGCGACCACGTGGAATACGTTAAACAAGCCAGCAAAACATCCAAAGACAATTACGTCTCCGTTTTAATGATGGAAAACAAAGTAGTTACGAAGCTCGTACTCGCAGAACACGATATCCGCGTCCCATTTGGCGACAGTTTTAGCGACCAAGCCCTTGCACTCGAAGCTTTCTCGTTATTTGAGGATAAACAAATCGTTGTGAAACCGAAGTCCACCAATTACGGATGGGGCATCAGCATTTTCAAAAATAAATTCACACTTGAAGATTACCAAGAAGCTTTAAATATCGCATTTAGTTATGATAGCTCCGTTATTATCGAGGAGTTCATTCCTGGCGACGAGTTCCGTTTCTTAGTCATCAACGACAAAGTAGAAGCCGTGTTAAAACGCGTACCCGCCAACGTTACTGGCGACGGAATCCATACTGTCCGCGAATTAGTTGAAGAAAAAAACACCGATCCATTGCGCGGAACCGACCATTTAAAACCACTTGAAAAAATCCGTACCGGCCCAGAAGAAACACTCATGCTTTCCATGCAAAAACTTTCTTGGGACAGCATTCCAAAAGCAGAAGAAATCATCTACCTTCGCGAAAACTCCAACGTCAGCACTGGCGGAGATAGCATTGACTACACCGACGAAATGGACAATTACTTCAAAGACATAGCCATTCGCGCCACCCAAGTCCTTGACGCCAAAATTTGCGGCGTAGACATAATTGTTCCACGTGAAACAATTGACCGAGATAAACACGCTATCATCGAGCTAAACTTCAATCCCGCGATGCATATGCACTGCTTCCCTTATCAGGGTGAGAAGAAAAAAATTGGTGATAAGATTTTAGATTTCTTGTTTGAATAA